One Porphyromonas pogonae genomic region harbors:
- a CDS encoding DUF5020 family protein produces the protein MKRISTLVFSLFILLGASSHAQNIQFNYDFGRDMYSKDLPARPRVFTTVEHFNMDKWGSNYFFVDMTYSKDGISSAYWEISREFSLGKSPLSLHLEYDGGLSNKYSYNDAYLGGLTYGWNSTKGNFGFTVTPMYKYIRGIDNPNTFQLTGTWRYSFANDKLLFSGFADWWYQDQWFYGNWIFISEPQLWLNLNRLKGFSPDFNLSVGTEWKFYYNFVDEGMKWIPTLALKWTFGK, from the coding sequence ATGAAACGAATCTCTACCTTAGTATTCAGCCTATTTATCCTTTTAGGCGCTTCATCACACGCACAAAACATCCAGTTCAATTATGATTTTGGTCGCGACATGTACTCAAAAGATCTACCCGCTCGTCCTCGTGTTTTCACAACAGTGGAGCATTTCAATATGGACAAATGGGGCAGTAATTATTTCTTTGTAGACATGACATATTCCAAAGACGGCATTTCTAGTGCTTATTGGGAAATATCACGAGAGTTTAGTCTTGGAAAATCCCCCCTTTCTTTACATTTGGAATATGATGGAGGTCTGTCCAATAAATACTCTTATAATGATGCTTACTTAGGTGGTTTGACCTATGGATGGAACAGCACTAAGGGCAATTTCGGCTTTACTGTTACCCCTATGTACAAATACATTAGGGGTATTGACAATCCTAATACATTCCAGCTCACGGGGACATGGCGTTACAGCTTTGCAAATGATAAACTACTCTTTAGCGGATTCGCTGATTGGTGGTATCAGGATCAATGGTTTTATGGTAATTGGATATTCATTTCAGAACCGCAATTATGGCTCAATCTTAATAGGCTCAAAGGCTTCAGCCCTGATTTTAACTTGAGCGTAGGTACAGAGTGGAAATTCTATTACAACTTTGTAGACGAAGGGATGAAATGGATACCTACCTTGGCTTTGAAATGGACTTTCGGAAAATAA
- a CDS encoding dipeptidase yields the protein MKKSYFLSVFSIIVGSCMLSTPSKACSDLIVGKKASTDGSVIISYAADSHTLYGELYHYAPGKYPVGTMRPIIEWDTNKPLGFIPQASQTYSVIGNINEHQVAITESTWGGRKELVDEKGMIDYGSLIYIGLQRSKTAREAIKVMTDLVRDYGYHSSGESFTIADKNEVWILEMIGKGPGKKGAVWVAIRIPDNAISGHANQARIQQIPFNDKENCMYEKDVVNLAREKGYFKGNDKDFSFQAAYNPYTSGGLRGCEARVWSFFREFSKDMDKYLPLVKGDVTQKPMPLYIVPDRKVSVADVRKAMRNHYEGTELCMTNDPGAGPYNVPYRWRPMNFKVDGKEYFNERAVATQQTGFVLVAQLRNKLPDPIGGVLWFGVDDADMAVFTPMYCSMTKAPECYRPGNGDMMHFSWTSAFWIHNWVANMAYHRYAPMIKDIRPVQKQLEDRFDAQQAMIDQEALKLYKKDPKQAIAFLTDYSINEAENATARWKRLGEYLLVKYMDGNEKKEENGAFKTNGYGLSEMPNFPGYSEEFYRNVVKAAGERLEVKGPSEH from the coding sequence ATGAAAAAAAGTTATTTTCTTTCAGTTTTTTCTATCATCGTCGGATCATGTATGTTGTCCACGCCTTCAAAGGCTTGTTCTGATCTGATTGTAGGGAAAAAAGCATCCACAGACGGATCTGTAATTATTAGTTATGCAGCAGATTCGCACACACTGTATGGCGAACTCTATCATTATGCTCCGGGAAAATATCCTGTAGGCACCATGCGTCCTATCATCGAATGGGACACCAATAAGCCACTGGGATTCATACCTCAAGCTTCTCAGACTTATTCTGTCATAGGCAATATCAACGAACATCAGGTGGCAATCACAGAAAGTACTTGGGGTGGGCGCAAAGAGCTGGTCGACGAAAAAGGAATGATCGACTACGGAAGTCTTATTTATATAGGACTACAACGCTCCAAGACTGCAAGAGAAGCAATAAAAGTCATGACTGATCTGGTACGTGATTATGGTTATCACAGCTCAGGCGAGTCATTTACTATTGCAGATAAGAACGAAGTATGGATTTTGGAGATGATTGGCAAAGGTCCGGGCAAAAAAGGAGCTGTATGGGTAGCCATCAGAATACCTGACAATGCTATCTCTGGGCATGCCAATCAAGCACGTATCCAACAAATACCATTCAATGACAAGGAAAACTGCATGTATGAGAAAGATGTGGTGAATTTAGCTCGTGAAAAAGGTTATTTTAAGGGTAATGACAAAGATTTCAGTTTCCAAGCTGCATACAATCCCTATACATCAGGGGGGCTTAGAGGCTGTGAGGCGCGAGTTTGGTCGTTTTTCCGTGAATTTAGCAAAGACATGGACAAATACCTCCCACTTGTAAAAGGCGATGTAACACAAAAGCCTATGCCTCTATATATCGTTCCTGATCGTAAAGTTTCTGTAGCTGATGTAAGAAAAGCCATGCGCAATCATTACGAAGGAACAGAACTCTGCATGACCAATGATCCTGGAGCAGGTCCTTACAATGTACCCTACCGCTGGAGACCTATGAATTTCAAAGTGGATGGTAAAGAATATTTCAATGAAAGAGCTGTTGCCACCCAACAAACAGGATTTGTGCTTGTGGCGCAACTAAGAAATAAGTTACCCGATCCTATAGGAGGCGTATTGTGGTTTGGTGTTGATGATGCAGATATGGCAGTATTTACGCCAATGTACTGCTCCATGACAAAAGCTCCGGAATGTTATAGACCCGGCAATGGAGATATGATGCATTTTTCATGGACTTCAGCTTTTTGGATCCACAACTGGGTAGCTAATATGGCATATCATCGCTATGCTCCTATGATCAAAGATATACGTCCTGTACAGAAACAACTTGAAGATCGATTCGATGCCCAGCAAGCTATGATAGATCAGGAAGCATTAAAGCTCTATAAAAAAGATCCTAAGCAAGCCATCGCTTTCCTTACAGATTACTCTATCAATGAAGCAGAGAATGCTACAGCACGTTGGAAAAGGCTGGGAGAGTATTTACTGGTAAAATACATGGACGGTAACGAAAAGAAAGAGGAAAACGGAGCTTTCAAAACCAATGGTTACGGATTGAGTGAAATGCCCAATTTTCCTGGTTATAGTGAAGAGTTCTACCGCAATGTAGTAAAAGCGGCAGGAGAAAGATTAGAAGTCAAAGGCCCCTCAGAACACTAA
- a CDS encoding NCS2 family permease has protein sequence MNWHTALGFNPKKHSFRTELIAGMTTFLTMSYILAVNPDILQAAGMDKGAVFTATALSSALATILLAFLAKLPFAQAPSMGINAFFAFTLVQGMGYSWEAALAAVFIEGIIFILLTVFNIREKIVNCIPISLRFAISAGIGMFIAFIGLKNAGIIVSHPATFVTLGKFTGPALLASIGIIISGVLVVRNVKGGLFYGIAICTIIGIPMGVTVLPDHFSPVSMPQSLSPTFLKLDFAPLLSPDMILTIFALVFMDIFNTIGTLIGAAAKTDMMDENGNVIHIKQAMMADAVGTSLGAMLGTSTVTTYVESASGIAEGGRTGLTAFFVGVFFLIALFFSPLFLLVPSAATTGALVLVGVFMLDAIKNIDLTDISEAMPSFITMITMVLTYSIAEGMVLGMLSYVLVKLLSGKLKDISITLCILSVLFVLRYIFM, from the coding sequence ATGAATTGGCATACAGCATTGGGATTTAATCCCAAAAAACATTCATTCCGCACCGAACTTATTGCGGGGATGACCACCTTCCTGACGATGAGTTATATACTTGCCGTCAATCCCGATATCTTACAAGCAGCAGGTATGGATAAGGGCGCTGTATTTACAGCTACTGCTTTGTCATCTGCTTTGGCCACCATTCTACTTGCTTTTTTGGCTAAACTCCCCTTTGCGCAAGCTCCCAGTATGGGTATAAACGCTTTCTTCGCGTTTACTCTGGTTCAAGGCATGGGATATAGCTGGGAGGCAGCTTTGGCAGCGGTATTCATTGAGGGTATAATATTTATTCTTCTCACGGTTTTTAATATTCGTGAAAAAATAGTCAACTGTATCCCTATAAGTCTCAGGTTTGCTATTTCGGCTGGAATAGGCATGTTCATCGCATTCATCGGTCTCAAAAATGCAGGTATTATAGTATCACATCCCGCTACATTCGTAACACTGGGCAAATTTACCGGGCCTGCATTATTAGCATCAATAGGTATTATCATCAGCGGAGTATTGGTAGTACGCAATGTAAAAGGAGGTCTTTTTTATGGTATTGCTATTTGTACCATTATAGGAATACCCATGGGTGTAACCGTTTTGCCGGATCATTTTTCACCGGTATCCATGCCTCAAAGTCTTTCCCCTACATTCCTCAAACTTGATTTTGCACCTCTCCTTAGTCCCGATATGATACTAACCATTTTTGCTTTGGTATTTATGGATATATTCAATACCATAGGCACATTGATAGGAGCAGCGGCCAAAACAGATATGATGGATGAAAACGGAAATGTGATACATATAAAGCAAGCTATGATGGCTGATGCTGTAGGAACTAGTCTTGGAGCTATGTTGGGAACCTCTACTGTTACCACTTACGTAGAGAGTGCATCCGGTATTGCCGAAGGCGGAAGAACGGGTCTCACTGCATTCTTTGTAGGAGTCTTTTTCTTGATAGCTCTATTTTTCTCGCCTTTGTTTTTACTTGTTCCCAGTGCTGCTACTACAGGAGCATTGGTGCTCGTTGGGGTGTTTATGCTTGATGCTATTAAGAATATCGACCTTACTGATATATCGGAAGCCATGCCCTCATTTATTACTATGATCACAATGGTGCTTACCTACTCTATCGCTGAAGGTATGGTACTCGGGATGCTCTCGTACGTATTGGTAAAATTACTATCGGGTAAATTGAAAGATATTTCTATAACACTGTGCATCCTGAGCGTGCTCTTTGTCCTGCGCTATATTTTCATGTAG
- a CDS encoding IS4 family transposase, with amino-acid sequence MTRRVDGVMNSCFKNHAERQGAYRLLNNKRWKMDQFLDCVTANSAQCCKDLKHVLCIQDTTEFTFDNISGRLNPNDEDYGYGTNKSSEYSIFAHPCLLFDPETETPMGYSSIELYNRDRKDARQKKQLRKKIGFNEKESSRWAASAKMANANLPENLRKTMVGDRENDIYTVMSKTLEEGCDFLIRSIHNRLLEGDSKSKKERIIEWLDKQPVSFSCTSQITRQNGRKPRKALFDVKYAPVTFGNTGNGKDDVSKSISCHYVHVREDAGSVPEGEKPIEWRLLTSHEVKSKEDALRIIQWYKYRWHIEEVFRLMKTKGLGITSAQLENGMAMKKLMAMGFYVVLKCMTLKKKYDTANESVSCNRLFTEEECEMLHLEMEMLHKESPRSKDGNNPFREDSLAWASWIIARLGSWKAYVKSGGPPGYNTMCKGLKVFHEHLTVLSFMKQKN; translated from the coding sequence ATGACACGTCGTGTGGACGGGGTCATGAACAGTTGTTTTAAGAATCATGCAGAAAGGCAGGGGGCTTATCGACTCCTAAATAATAAAAGATGGAAAATGGATCAGTTTTTGGACTGCGTTACCGCAAATAGCGCACAATGTTGCAAAGATCTTAAGCATGTGCTTTGCATTCAGGATACTACAGAGTTTACTTTTGATAATATCAGTGGCAGATTAAACCCTAATGACGAAGATTATGGGTATGGAACCAACAAGAGTTCGGAGTACAGCATCTTTGCTCATCCTTGCTTGCTCTTTGACCCTGAGACGGAAACCCCTATGGGTTATAGTTCGATTGAGTTGTATAACAGAGATCGCAAAGACGCACGCCAGAAGAAACAGCTGCGTAAAAAAATTGGATTTAATGAGAAAGAATCGTCTCGTTGGGCTGCATCGGCTAAAATGGCAAACGCAAATTTGCCAGAAAATTTACGTAAAACCATGGTGGGTGATCGTGAGAATGATATCTACACCGTCATGAGTAAGACGTTGGAAGAAGGATGTGATTTTCTGATTCGCTCCATTCACAATCGGCTTCTCGAGGGAGATTCAAAATCTAAAAAAGAACGTATCATCGAATGGTTGGATAAACAACCGGTTAGTTTCAGTTGCACATCCCAGATCACTAGGCAAAATGGGCGTAAACCTCGCAAGGCGTTGTTCGACGTCAAATATGCACCAGTCACTTTCGGCAACACAGGTAATGGTAAAGACGATGTTTCAAAGAGTATTAGCTGCCACTACGTTCATGTCAGAGAAGATGCCGGTAGCGTTCCCGAGGGTGAAAAGCCTATCGAATGGCGTTTGCTCACCTCGCACGAAGTAAAGAGTAAGGAAGATGCACTCCGGATTATACAGTGGTACAAGTATCGATGGCATATCGAAGAAGTCTTTAGATTAATGAAAACCAAAGGCTTGGGTATTACCTCTGCCCAATTAGAAAACGGTATGGCGATGAAAAAGCTTATGGCAATGGGGTTCTATGTTGTGCTAAAGTGTATGACTCTAAAGAAAAAATATGACACTGCCAATGAGAGCGTTTCATGTAATCGACTCTTTACAGAGGAAGAGTGCGAGATGCTGCATCTAGAGATGGAAATGCTACATAAAGAGTCTCCTCGATCAAAAGATGGGAATAATCCTTTTCGGGAAGATTCGTTAGCTTGGGCTTCGTGGATAATAGCCCGACTGGGATCATGGAAAGCTTATGTAAAATCTGGCGGACCTCCAGGATATAATACCATGTGCAAAGGTCTAAAGGTTTTCCATGAGCACCTCACTGTACTATCTTTCATGAAACAAAAAAATTAA
- a CDS encoding ABC transporter ATP-binding protein, with product MKGSTISNLRKYMGNRKELLTMSLITSALSSIAGVIPFICIWVIVRMIFEDNHSTDTISLYAWVAFGFSILCVILYFASLMLSHLAAFRVEKNMRFTAMQKAVHIPLGFYNKNTVGKMRKIIDDNASITHVFTAHQLPDLIGGIMMLVTTFIFLFVFDWRMGLVCLIPLIIAVWMFQNMMGNKTYQESMTQYMNFLEKMNTEAVEYIRGIPVVKVFQQTVYSFKRFYKSIMTYSEWAGKYTVNSRTPMLIYTLALNGFIFLLIPFAVILINTGSDWREVVINLIFYILITPFFNQSLMKIMFMSHGKQQADEALIRIDKLMSEYPCFETEEQDKPIIKYDIDLIKVSFTYDKGEKEAIHNLSLHIPENKTYALVGASGSGKTTLVRLMARFWDCTQGEVRIGGINVKHITPEELMKHISFVFQNTTLFKTTIRENILYGKPDASQEELDRAIKMAQCEDIINKLPDGLDTKLGTEGIYLSGGEQQRIALARAFLKDAPILLLDEATAFADPENEHEIQIALRSLMENKTVVMIAHRLSSVTNVDRIIVIEEGTIAEQGNHQELLDNKGLYYTMWNEYQQSVRWTIKMEEVQ from the coding sequence ATGAAAGGATCAACCATTTCCAATTTGAGGAAGTACATGGGAAATAGAAAAGAGTTACTCACCATGTCTCTCATTACTTCTGCTCTGAGCAGCATTGCCGGAGTGATTCCCTTTATATGCATATGGGTTATTGTACGTATGATTTTTGAAGACAATCACTCTACAGACACTATTTCACTTTACGCATGGGTAGCCTTTGGCTTCTCTATTCTATGCGTCATTTTGTATTTTGCTTCATTGATGCTATCACATTTAGCAGCATTCAGAGTCGAAAAAAACATGCGCTTTACAGCCATGCAGAAAGCAGTGCATATACCACTGGGATTTTACAATAAAAATACGGTGGGAAAAATGAGGAAGATTATTGATGACAATGCAAGTATTACACATGTATTCACTGCTCATCAACTACCGGATCTTATAGGAGGTATTATGATGCTGGTGACAACATTTATTTTCTTATTTGTTTTTGACTGGAGGATGGGACTGGTATGCCTTATACCTCTAATCATAGCAGTATGGATGTTTCAAAACATGATGGGTAATAAAACATACCAAGAAAGCATGACACAGTATATGAATTTTCTGGAAAAAATGAATACTGAAGCAGTGGAGTATATACGAGGAATACCGGTAGTAAAAGTATTTCAACAGACAGTATACAGTTTCAAGCGTTTTTACAAAAGTATCATGACCTATAGTGAATGGGCCGGGAAATATACTGTGAATAGTCGTACTCCAATGCTTATTTATACTCTAGCTCTGAATGGGTTCATATTTTTGCTCATTCCTTTTGCTGTAATTCTTATTAATACAGGAAGCGACTGGCGAGAAGTGGTTATCAATCTTATTTTTTATATCCTTATTACTCCATTCTTCAATCAGAGCTTAATGAAAATCATGTTTATGTCTCATGGCAAACAGCAAGCAGATGAGGCACTTATCAGAATAGATAAGTTGATGAGTGAATACCCTTGTTTCGAAACGGAGGAACAAGATAAGCCAATCATCAAATATGACATCGATTTGATAAAGGTATCATTTACTTATGATAAGGGTGAAAAAGAAGCTATACATAATTTAAGCCTTCATATTCCTGAAAATAAAACATATGCTTTGGTAGGAGCATCAGGTAGTGGTAAAACGACCTTGGTACGCCTAATGGCAAGGTTCTGGGATTGTACGCAAGGTGAAGTCCGTATTGGTGGTATAAATGTGAAACATATAACTCCTGAAGAATTGATGAAACATATTTCTTTTGTTTTTCAAAATACTACCCTTTTCAAAACAACTATTAGAGAGAATATATTATATGGCAAGCCCGATGCTTCACAGGAAGAACTCGACAGAGCCATAAAAATGGCTCAATGTGAAGATATTATTAATAAGCTTCCTGATGGATTGGATACCAAATTAGGTACTGAAGGTATATATTTATCGGGAGGAGAACAGCAACGAATTGCACTGGCACGTGCATTTCTCAAAGATGCTCCGATTCTTTTGTTAGATGAGGCTACTGCATTTGCAGATCCGGAAAACGAGCATGAAATACAAATAGCGCTTAGAAGCCTAATGGAGAATAAGACTGTAGTAATGATAGCACATAGACTATCTTCTGTAACTAATGTAGATAGAATTATAGTAATAGAGGAAGGAACTATAGCAGAACAAGGTAATCACCAAGAGCTTCTTGATAACAAAGGCCTTTACTATACTATGTGGAATGAATACCAACAATCAGTTCGCTGGACAATTAAAATGGAGGAAGTACAATGA
- a CDS encoding TraB/GumN family protein, producing MKNFQKLLFFIVGVCVLTSCFLYKDASPAIKSPRTVATTPKLKQAKDDAVLWYVTGGKLSSPSYLLGTFHVVGGSYIDSIPGFKKAWTHVDRLVTEQDLSQEASTKIMTYMQAAMIMPADTTYDVLSTPQDLKILKDALERNGLGDQSMLKFRPSVIGLMLQLAEYSKIIDENGKEGAMDRNLQKRALRDKKENAFFEIPEQAARYMRILFTSKSLGRQYEDLLNDIKSEDSLKRQTNQMILNYKHGYLHRLSTDIDKMDSVLRNVLVYERNQLWLEKIIPYIESAPTLIAVGSGHLVGKEGLIEILRSKGYKVTPILK from the coding sequence ATGAAAAATTTTCAAAAACTTTTGTTTTTTATTGTCGGCGTGTGTGTCCTTACTTCCTGTTTTTTATACAAGGATGCTTCTCCTGCAATTAAATCACCACGAACTGTTGCTACAACACCCAAACTCAAACAAGCTAAAGACGATGCTGTTTTATGGTATGTAACCGGAGGTAAGTTATCATCTCCAAGTTATCTATTGGGTACATTCCATGTAGTTGGCGGAAGTTATATTGATAGTATTCCTGGTTTCAAAAAAGCATGGACCCATGTCGATCGTCTTGTCACAGAGCAAGACCTTTCTCAAGAGGCTTCCACAAAAATTATGACATATATGCAGGCTGCTATGATAATGCCGGCAGATACAACTTATGATGTTTTGAGTACCCCTCAAGATCTAAAGATATTGAAAGATGCGCTCGAGAGGAATGGATTAGGAGATCAATCTATGCTTAAATTCAGACCTTCTGTAATTGGTCTGATGTTACAATTGGCGGAGTATTCCAAAATCATAGATGAAAATGGTAAAGAGGGAGCAATGGATCGTAATTTACAAAAGCGTGCTTTAAGGGATAAAAAAGAGAACGCTTTTTTTGAGATCCCCGAACAGGCAGCACGTTATATGCGTATTCTATTTACTTCTAAATCATTAGGCAGACAATATGAAGACCTTCTCAATGATATTAAATCTGAAGATTCTTTGAAAAGACAAACAAATCAGATGATTCTTAATTATAAGCATGGTTATCTCCATCGATTATCTACTGATATTGATAAGATGGATAGTGTGTTGAGGAATGTGCTAGTATATGAACGGAATCAGTTGTGGCTGGAAAAGATTATACCATATATTGAGAGTGCCCCTACATTAATAGCTGTAGGTTCAGGGCATTTGGTAGGTAAAGAAGGACTTATTGAAATCCTAAGATCCAAGGGGTACAAAGTTACTCCTATTTTGAAATAA
- a CDS encoding ABC transporter ATP-binding protein yields MIKYIQNRFAMSEKGARDFLKASFATTLQNLTFMLPIMLVYIFLEKDLLPLMSGTINQSSHIGLYIAIIVISCIIIYIASYWQYNSSYLTTYTECANRRISIAEKLRKLPLSFFGEKNLSDLSSTILSDVADLEQLFSHCVPQLVGASLTLIIAFFGLGYFNWTLTIALFWVVPIVLIIFIGTKKIEKNIHQKEYVRKRKLSEKIQEGIDQIQEIKSYNHEERYLNELKTELDDYEKNQTKGELQIGIIINLIQAIIKMGLPTLILVGATLLIKGNIDFLTYLFFLIISSVIYEPLLQVLNQGAILFYIDVRIDRMNEILNLPTQKGVTHCEPNNFDIRFEHVDFSYQDGKSVLKDVSFLAKQGEVTALIGPSGGGKSTSAKLSARFWDINKGSITLGGINVNSIDPETLLHYYAIVFQDVVLFNASVMDNIRIGRKEASDEEVLRMASLAQCDEFVNKLPEGYDTIIGENGNTLSGGERQRISIARALLKDAPIVLLDEATASLDVENETQIQKALSHLIKNRTVLIIAHRMRTIANADKIVVLQEGRVVESGSPKELMNKESIYRQMINTQSCIEV; encoded by the coding sequence ATGATCAAATATATTCAGAACCGATTTGCAATGAGTGAAAAAGGCGCACGTGATTTTCTCAAAGCATCTTTTGCCACAACATTACAAAACCTGACATTCATGCTACCGATCATGCTGGTATATATCTTTTTGGAAAAAGATCTACTACCCCTTATGTCAGGCACAATAAATCAAAGTAGCCATATTGGGCTATATATTGCAATTATAGTAATATCATGTATCATTATATACATAGCATCGTACTGGCAATATAATAGCTCATATCTCACCACTTACACAGAATGCGCCAATAGACGCATTTCTATTGCAGAGAAACTTAGAAAACTTCCACTTTCATTCTTTGGCGAAAAAAATCTGTCGGATCTTAGTAGTACCATATTAAGTGATGTAGCAGATTTGGAGCAATTATTCTCGCACTGTGTACCCCAACTTGTGGGAGCATCGCTGACGCTGATAATTGCATTCTTCGGCTTAGGATATTTCAATTGGACTCTGACTATTGCTTTGTTTTGGGTGGTACCTATTGTGCTCATTATTTTTATCGGAACAAAAAAAATAGAAAAGAATATACACCAAAAGGAATACGTAAGAAAACGTAAGTTGAGCGAAAAAATACAGGAAGGGATTGACCAAATCCAGGAAATAAAATCATACAATCATGAAGAGCGTTATCTCAATGAGCTTAAAACAGAACTAGATGATTATGAAAAGAATCAAACAAAAGGTGAATTGCAGATAGGAATTATCATTAATCTGATACAAGCTATTATTAAGATGGGGCTCCCTACTCTTATTCTCGTAGGCGCAACTTTGTTGATCAAGGGTAATATAGATTTTCTCACGTATCTTTTCTTTCTTATTATATCGTCTGTAATTTATGAGCCTTTGCTCCAAGTCCTCAATCAAGGTGCTATCTTATTCTATATTGATGTAAGGATCGACAGAATGAATGAAATACTCAACTTACCCACTCAAAAGGGGGTAACACACTGTGAGCCTAATAACTTTGACATAAGATTTGAACATGTAGATTTTTCTTATCAAGACGGTAAATCTGTACTCAAAGATGTTTCTTTTCTTGCAAAACAAGGAGAAGTCACAGCTCTTATAGGCCCTTCAGGAGGAGGTAAAAGTACCTCTGCAAAGTTGAGCGCACGATTTTGGGATATCAATAAAGGGAGTATAACTTTAGGAGGGATCAATGTTAACAGTATTGACCCCGAAACCCTTTTGCATTATTATGCAATTGTATTTCAAGATGTGGTTCTTTTCAATGCTTCCGTAATGGACAATATTCGAATCGGGCGTAAAGAGGCTTCAGATGAAGAAGTATTACGAATGGCGAGCTTGGCACAATGCGACGAATTTGTCAATAAGTTGCCTGAGGGTTATGACACCATCATTGGAGAAAATGGGAATACACTATCAGGAGGCGAAAGACAACGTATTTCTATTGCACGCGCTCTTTTAAAAGACGCACCTATTGTATTGTTGGATGAGGCTACAGCTTCGCTTGACGTTGAAAACGAAACCCAAATACAAAAAGCGCTATCACACCTTATCAAAAATCGCACTGTTCTTATAATTGCACATCGTATGCGCACAATAGCCAATGCCGATAAGATAGTGGTGCTACAAGAAGGTCGTGTAGTAGAAAGTGGGTCTCCAAAAGAATTAATGAATAAAGAAAGTATTTACAGACAAATGATAAATACGCAATCGTGCATAGAAGTATAG
- a CDS encoding DUF1015 domain-containing protein, with the protein MARIKPFKGVRPPKNLVEKVASRPYDVLNSEEAREEAKGNEMSLYHIIRPEIDFPVGTDEHDEKVYQKAAENFQKFQDKGWLKQDDKENYYVYAQTMNGKTQYGLVVCAYVDDYMNGVIKKHELTRKDKEEDRMKHVRVNNANIEPVFFAYPENAEIDTIVKKYTAKEPEYDYVADFDGFGHHFWIIDNDEDIKRITELFERMPALYIADGHHRSAAAALVGAEKAKQNPNHKGDEEYNYFMAVCFPDEQLTIIDYNRVVKDLNGLSEEEFLKKLEENFEVKKEGKEIYKPSKLHNFSLYLGGEWYSLTAKPGTFNDNDPIGVLDVTISSNLILDKILGIKDLRTDKRIDFVGGIRGLGELKKRVDSGEMKMALALYPVSMKQLIDIADSGNIMPPKTTWFEPKLRSGLVIHKLS; encoded by the coding sequence ATGGCAAGAATTAAACCATTCAAGGGTGTAAGACCCCCAAAGAATTTAGTAGAAAAAGTAGCTTCACGTCCTTATGATGTACTCAACTCAGAAGAAGCTCGTGAGGAAGCAAAAGGCAATGAAATGTCTTTATACCATATTATACGACCTGAAATCGATTTTCCGGTAGGCACAGACGAACACGATGAGAAAGTATACCAAAAAGCCGCTGAGAATTTCCAAAAGTTCCAAGACAAGGGCTGGCTCAAACAAGACGATAAAGAGAATTATTACGTTTATGCCCAAACAATGAACGGCAAAACTCAATATGGTCTTGTGGTATGTGCTTACGTAGATGATTACATGAATGGTGTAATCAAAAAACACGAATTGACTCGTAAGGATAAAGAAGAAGACCGTATGAAGCATGTACGTGTCAACAATGCCAATATAGAACCAGTATTCTTTGCTTATCCTGAAAATGCAGAGATTGATACCATTGTAAAGAAATATACAGCCAAAGAACCCGAATATGATTATGTAGCAGATTTCGATGGATTTGGTCATCACTTTTGGATCATTGACAATGATGAGGATATCAAAAGAATCACTGAGCTTTTTGAGCGCATGCCGGCTCTTTACATCGCAGACGGTCACCATCGTTCTGCTGCTGCTGCATTGGTAGGAGCAGAAAAAGCAAAACAAAATCCTAATCATAAAGGAGACGAAGAATACAACTATTTCATGGCTGTATGCTTCCCTGATGAGCAACTTACAATCATTGACTACAATCGTGTTGTAAAAGACCTCAACGGATTATCAGAAGAAGAATTCCTCAAGAAACTGGAAGAAAACTTTGAAGTAAAGAAAGAAGGTAAAGAAATCTATAAGCCTTCCAAACTGCACAACTTCTCCTTGTACTTAGGAGGTGAGTGGTATTCACTTACAGCCAAGCCCGGCACATTCAACGACAATGATCCTATAGGAGTATTGGATGTTACCATCTCTTCTAACTTGATTTTAGATAAAATACTTGGAATCAAAGACCTCAGAACAGACAAGCGCATTGATTTCGTCGGTGGCATAAGAGGTTTGGGAGAGTTGAAAAAACGTGTTGATAGCGGAGAAATGAAGATGGCTTTGGCTCTATATCCCGTATCGATGAAACAACTTATCGATATTGCAGACTCAGGTAATATCATGCCTCCAAAGACTACATGGTTTGAGCCTAAACTTCGTTCAGGTCTTGTAATCCATAAGTTGAGCTAA